One genomic window of Haemophilus haemolyticus includes the following:
- the lsgE gene encoding lipooligosaccharide biosynthesis N-acetyl-glucosamine transferase LsgE produces MLSIIVPSYNRKAEVPALLESLTQQTSTHFEVIIVDDCSKEKVVVEQRYSFPVTVIRNETNQGAAESRNIGARASKGDWLLFLDDDDRFMPEKCEKVLQVIEQNPDINFIYHPAKCEMVNEGFTYVTQPIEPQEISTERILLANKIGGMPMVAIKKEMFLKIGGLSTALRSLEDYDFLLKLLQEPSFKPYKINEPLTYCTFHTKRSSVSTDTTNTQKAIDYIREYYVKTVEQARNFDINASYILAYPHIMNLSRKAAKYYFDLFKKTKSIKQFIITLVILISPKLAINLKRFM; encoded by the coding sequence ATGTTAAGCATTATTGTGCCTTCTTATAATCGAAAAGCAGAAGTGCCTGCTTTATTAGAAAGTTTAACTCAACAAACATCGACTCATTTTGAAGTGATTATTGTGGATGATTGCTCAAAAGAAAAAGTCGTCGTTGAGCAACGCTATTCTTTCCCAGTTACAGTGATTCGTAATGAAACGAATCAAGGTGCAGCGGAAAGTCGTAATATTGGTGCGCGTGCATCAAAGGGAGATTGGTTGCTGTTTCTCGATGATGATGATCGTTTTATGCCGGAAAAATGTGAAAAAGTATTACAAGTTATTGAGCAAAATCCAGACATTAATTTTATTTATCATCCAGCTAAGTGTGAAATGGTCAATGAAGGGTTTACTTATGTGACTCAACCGATTGAACCCCAAGAAATCTCTACAGAACGTATTTTGTTAGCCAATAAGATTGGTGGCATGCCAATGGTTGCAATTAAAAAAGAGATGTTTTTAAAAATAGGCGGATTATCCACCGCACTTCGTTCTTTGGAAGACTATGATTTCTTGTTAAAACTGCTACAAGAGCCGAGTTTTAAACCTTATAAAATTAATGAACCACTGACTTATTGTACTTTCCATACTAAACGTTCAAGTGTGTCTACGGATACTACCAACACGCAAAAAGCCATTGATTATATTCGCGAATATTATGTGAAAACAGTAGAGCAAGCTCGTAATTTTGATATTAATGCGAGTTATATTTTGGCTTATCCCCATATCATGAATTTATCGCGTAAAGCGGCAAAATATTATTTTGATCTTTTTAAGAAAACAAAAAGCATTAAGCAATTCATTATTACGTTGGTTATTTTAATTTCACCAAAATTAGCCATTAATTTAAAACGGTTTATGTAG